One genomic window of Pseudomonadales bacterium includes the following:
- a CDS encoding 3-ketoacyl-ACP reductase FabG2 gives MTRSVLITGSSRGIGRAVALALAHSGFDIVLHCRSRVEDLYAVRDEITALGRTVRCLQFDIANREQTQKILLDDIEQHGAYYGVVCNAGITRDNAFPAISGEDWDAVIHTNLDGFYNVLNPLIMPMIRTKKGGRIVAMSSVSGVMGNRGQVNYSASKAGLIGACKALAVELASRKITVNCVAPGLIETEMATDAQVLEHALKIIPAGRMGSVEEVASLVNYLFSDGAAYITRQVISVNGGMTS, from the coding sequence ATGACACGCAGCGTACTCATTACTGGCTCTAGTCGCGGCATCGGTCGTGCTGTGGCGCTCGCTCTCGCCCACAGTGGTTTTGATATTGTGTTGCACTGCCGTTCACGCGTAGAAGATTTATACGCCGTGCGCGATGAAATCACCGCTCTGGGTCGCACGGTGCGCTGCTTGCAATTTGATATCGCCAACCGCGAGCAAACACAAAAAATTTTGCTCGATGATATTGAACAACACGGCGCTTATTACGGTGTGGTGTGCAACGCGGGCATCACACGCGACAACGCCTTTCCTGCGATCAGTGGTGAAGATTGGGATGCAGTGATCCACACCAATCTCGACGGTTTTTACAACGTATTGAATCCACTCATCATGCCAATGATACGCACAAAAAAAGGCGGCAGAATTGTGGCGATGTCATCAGTGTCTGGCGTGATGGGTAATCGCGGACAAGTGAATTACAGCGCATCCAAAGCGGGCTTGATCGGCGCGTGCAAAGCGCTAGCGGTTGAATTGGCTTCGCGCAAAATCACCGTCAATTGTGTCGCCCCAGGTTTAATCGAAACCGAGATGGCAACCGATGCGCAGGTATTGGAACACGCGCTAAAAATTATTCCTGCAGGCCGCATGGGCAGCGTGGAAGAAGTGGCGAGCCTCGTCAATTATTTGTTTTCCGATGGCGCGGCTTACATCACGCGGCAAGTGATTTCCGTCAACGGCGGCATGACGAGTTAA
- a CDS encoding methyltransferase, with amino-acid sequence MNYFLFALGSALLIFISRRNMCAVQSHGFYRLLAWECMLLLLLRQYPFWFVDRFAWYQCISWLLLFTAIPLVIGGAVLLKQHGNSDAVRGDPALLGFEKTTQLVTYGFYRYIRHPMYSALLLLNWGLLFKQPFSLASIALALLATLFLFLTARREEQENLAYFGEAYRVYMTQTKRFLPRLW; translated from the coding sequence ATGAACTATTTTTTATTTGCACTCGGCAGTGCGCTGCTGATTTTTATTTCGCGGCGCAATATGTGCGCTGTGCAATCGCACGGTTTTTATCGCCTGCTTGCATGGGAGTGCATGCTGCTGTTATTGCTGCGGCAATATCCGTTTTGGTTTGTTGATCGCTTTGCTTGGTATCAATGCATTTCTTGGCTGTTGTTGTTTACTGCAATCCCTCTAGTGATCGGAGGCGCTGTATTACTGAAACAACACGGCAACAGTGATGCGGTACGCGGTGATCCTGCTCTGCTCGGTTTTGAAAAAACCACGCAATTAGTCACGTACGGGTTTTATCGTTATATCCGCCACCCCATGTACAGCGCGCTGCTACTTTTGAATTGGGGCTTACTGTTCAAACAACCGTTTTCGTTGGCCAGCATTGCACTAGCACTACTCGCCACGCTGTTTTTATTTCTCACAGCGCGGCGCGAGGAGCAGGAAAATCTCGCCTATTTTGGTGAGGCTTATCGCGTTTACATGACGCAGACCAAACGCTTCCTTCCCAGGCTGTGGTAA
- a CDS encoding beta-ketoacyl-ACP synthase, with product MSNPFHKPKLPRRVVVTGMSGITSLGQDWATISAALRAGHTGIRRMDGYAKIDGLMTQLAGPVTDFSRPAHYSRKQTRSMGRVALMATHCTEVALQQAGLLDDVSIRDGRMGVAYGSCNGSTEATIDFGRLFAEQSTKAMTATTYVEMMSHTCAVNIGLFFGLKGRIIPTASACTSGSQGIGYAYEAIRYGMQDLMVAGGAEELCVAHSAVFDTLFAASLKNDTPDKTPRPFDRDRDGLVIGEGAGSLILEDLEHAQARGATILAEIVGYATNSDGAHITQPTAATMQVVMEQALADANLSPSAIGYVNAHGTATEHGDIAETSATNAVFGARMPISSLKSYFGHTLGACGALEAWHSIEMLNSDWYAPTANLDNLDARCGELDYITGTGRTLSNEFVMSNNFAFGGINTSLIFKRWN from the coding sequence ATGAGTAACCCATTCCACAAACCCAAGTTGCCGCGCCGTGTTGTAGTGACAGGCATGAGTGGTATCACCTCGCTGGGGCAGGATTGGGCGACGATTTCTGCCGCGTTGCGCGCCGGCCACACCGGCATTCGCCGCATGGATGGCTACGCCAAAATTGACGGTCTGATGACGCAGCTCGCCGGCCCCGTTACCGACTTCTCCCGCCCCGCGCACTACTCGCGCAAGCAGACGCGCAGCATGGGACGCGTAGCCTTGATGGCGACGCACTGCACCGAAGTCGCGCTGCAACAAGCGGGCTTACTGGACGATGTCAGCATCCGCGATGGGCGCATGGGCGTCGCCTACGGCTCCTGCAATGGCAGCACCGAAGCCACCATCGACTTCGGGCGTTTATTCGCGGAGCAATCCACCAAAGCCATGACCGCGACCACTTATGTCGAGATGATGAGCCACACCTGCGCCGTCAATATCGGCCTGTTTTTTGGCCTTAAGGGGCGCATCATCCCCACCGCCAGCGCCTGCACTTCTGGCAGCCAAGGCATTGGCTACGCCTACGAAGCCATTCGCTACGGCATGCAAGATTTGATGGTGGCAGGCGGTGCGGAAGAACTGTGTGTGGCGCACTCCGCCGTGTTCGACACCCTGTTTGCCGCCAGCTTAAAAAATGACACTCCCGATAAAACACCGCGCCCGTTTGACCGCGACCGTGATGGCTTAGTGATCGGCGAAGGCGCAGGCTCGTTGATACTGGAAGACTTAGAGCACGCCCAAGCGCGCGGCGCCACGATCCTCGCCGAGATCGTCGGCTACGCCACCAACTCGGATGGCGCGCACATCACGCAGCCGACCGCCGCCACCATGCAAGTGGTGATGGAACAGGCGCTAGCCGATGCTAATTTGTCGCCCTCCGCGATTGGTTATGTCAACGCACACGGCACAGCGACCGAGCACGGCGACATCGCTGAAACCAGTGCCACAAACGCGGTGTTTGGCGCGCGCATGCCAATCAGCTCGCTAAAAAGTTATTTCGGTCACACGCTCGGCGCTTGCGGCGCGTTGGAAGCGTGGCACAGCATCGAAATGCTCAACAGCGATTGGTATGCCCCCACCGCCAATCTCGACAATCTCGACGCACGCTGTGGCGAATTGGATTACATCACCGGCACAGGTCGCACGCTCAGCAATGAATTTGTCATGAGCAATAATTTTGCCTTTGGCGGCATCAATACTTCTTTAATTTTTAAGCGTTGGAATTAG
- a CDS encoding class I SAM-dependent methyltransferase: MIATDPPVPDWQNLHLPDTWPDQLNLRHPRDLWQFVQHLLGLRIKPIQLPDNVPFAENIPKYILQEFHNLPNGNYSRRFTRGYITGFNKVMLGEIGKSHQKIVEQLLQDPAMRDGSVLDVGCGGGGLAGALHKAGIKEVWGLDSSPYLLKHAAQDWPAVRFVHGVAEKPEFPDARFNAITACFLLHEIPPRYLTQSLQEWSRILKPRGWLAFCEPSPLQIKNKPLALLREYGWRGLYFYVLAKKLNEPFLMAWHKQDIPALLKQHGFEVIQHDIDVPMRHVLARKI, encoded by the coding sequence ATGATTGCCACCGATCCCCCCGTTCCTGATTGGCAAAACCTACATTTGCCGGACACTTGGCCCGATCAATTAAATCTTCGCCATCCGCGTGATTTGTGGCAGTTTGTACAGCATTTGTTGGGCTTGCGTATCAAGCCGATACAACTGCCAGACAATGTGCCGTTTGCAGAAAATATTCCCAAATACATTCTGCAAGAGTTTCACAATTTACCTAACGGTAATTACTCGCGCCGTTTTACACGCGGTTACATCACCGGCTTTAATAAAGTGATGCTGGGTGAAATTGGTAAAAGCCATCAAAAAATTGTCGAACAATTATTGCAAGACCCTGCAATGCGCGATGGCAGCGTGTTGGATGTCGGTTGCGGCGGTGGCGGTTTAGCAGGCGCGTTGCATAAAGCTGGCATCAAAGAAGTGTGGGGCTTGGATTCATCACCGTACTTATTAAAACACGCTGCGCAGGATTGGCCTGCTGTGCGTTTTGTGCACGGCGTAGCGGAGAAACCAGAATTTCCAGACGCGCGCTTTAATGCCATCACCGCTTGTTTTCTATTGCATGAAATTCCACCGCGCTATCTCACACAGAGTTTGCAAGAGTGGTCGCGCATTTTGAAACCACGAGGCTGGTTGGCTTTTTGTGAACCGTCACCCTTACAAATAAAGAATAAACCGCTTGCACTATTGCGTGAATACGGTTGGCGCGGCTTGTATTTTTATGTGCTGGCCAAAAAACTCAACGAACCGTTTTTAATGGCGTGGCACAAACAAGACATTCCTGCCCTACTCAAACAACACGGTTTTGAGGTGATACAACACGACATCGATGTACCGATGCGCCATGTGCTGGCGCGAAAAATTTGA
- a CDS encoding ABC transporter ATP-binding protein produces the protein MNAAPAITANHIVFTYAGEQQAALQNISITVPHGSCFGLLGPNGAGKSTLLSLLTGILPLQQGEIRFVDENRNHLALAPQDYAFYPSLTVYENLACFAGLYGLKGSGKQAHIDFAVHTCGLAETLNKRAAQCSGGVRRRLNLAIALLNKPRLLFLDEPTVGIDAQSRHFILDTIRQLQKSGMTIVYTSHYMEEIQSICDVLAIIDHGKLLVQDTLANILERAATLPVTPRQNAQRLEDFYLSLTHTALRD, from the coding sequence ATGAATGCTGCGCCCGCCATCACAGCCAATCATATTGTTTTCACCTATGCGGGCGAACAACAAGCAGCTCTACAAAATATTTCTATCACCGTACCGCATGGCAGTTGTTTTGGCTTGCTCGGCCCCAATGGCGCAGGCAAAAGCACACTGCTGAGTTTGCTCACCGGCATTCTGCCTTTGCAACAGGGTGAAATTCGTTTTGTCGACGAGAATCGCAACCACCTCGCACTCGCGCCGCAAGATTATGCGTTCTATCCCAGTTTAACTGTGTATGAAAATCTCGCCTGCTTTGCCGGTTTATACGGCTTAAAAGGCAGCGGCAAACAAGCGCATATCGACTTTGCCGTTCACACTTGCGGTCTAGCAGAAACGCTCAATAAGCGCGCTGCGCAGTGCTCTGGCGGCGTGAGGCGGCGCTTGAATTTAGCCATCGCGTTGTTAAATAAGCCGCGCTTGTTATTTCTCGACGAACCCACTGTTGGCATCGACGCGCAATCGCGTCACTTTATTCTCGACACCATTCGTCAGTTACAAAAAAGCGGCATGACGATTGTCTACACCTCGCATTACATGGAAGAAATTCAATCTATCTGTGATGTGTTGGCGATTATCGATCACGGCAAACTGCTGGTGCAGGACACGCTGGCTAACATCTTAGAACGCGCCGCTACACTGCCCGTTACACCGCGCCAAAACGCGCAGCGGCTGGAAGATTTTTATTTGTCGCTCACCCACACTGCGCTGCGTGATTGA
- a CDS encoding ABC transporter permease, translating to MTALLAIIKKELLLLSRDIHGLLLLFAMPMAFILIMSLALQEQFSNTSVKKIAAQLVNQAQNAEAERVIALLQQKSVFAWQSAHDKHTAFVLTLKQQNDVLQADILVEPDTNAQTEALFTASVQEAMARQHTETLLLKLKIQQALQGDTAATLTIDEDTLQKNSVSMRYNYQADQNHARPSAVQQNVPAWLVFAMFFLLLPLSNTLISERQQATLRRLRTLPISRALPVIGKLVPYFFINQIQVLLMLAVGVYAMPWFGAESLTLGNSLLSLVVMSIALSSAALGYGILIAALARTTDQATTLGGVGNILLAALGGIMVPRFVMPETMQRIADWSPMAWGLDGFLDIFLRNGSLHDVLPEAGSLLLFGCVTIALAMHLQKSKTL from the coding sequence ATGACTGCGCTACTTGCCATCATCAAAAAAGAATTGCTACTGCTGAGCCGCGATATACACGGCTTGCTCTTGCTGTTTGCGATGCCAATGGCATTTATTTTGATTATGTCGCTGGCGCTGCAAGAACAATTCTCCAACACCAGCGTGAAAAAAATTGCTGCACAGCTAGTCAATCAAGCACAAAATGCAGAAGCTGAGCGCGTGATTGCACTACTGCAACAAAAATCCGTGTTTGCTTGGCAGAGCGCGCACGATAAACACACTGCTTTTGTTTTAACCCTGAAACAACAAAACGATGTCTTGCAAGCAGACATTCTTGTTGAACCTGATACCAACGCGCAAACCGAAGCATTGTTCACCGCCAGCGTACAAGAAGCGATGGCGCGGCAACACACAGAAACACTGCTGCTAAAACTCAAAATACAGCAAGCGCTGCAAGGCGACACTGCTGCCACACTCACCATTGACGAAGACACACTGCAAAAAAACAGCGTCAGCATGCGCTACAACTATCAAGCAGATCAAAATCATGCACGCCCTTCTGCGGTACAACAAAATGTGCCTGCATGGTTAGTGTTTGCGATGTTTTTTCTGTTGTTGCCGCTCTCTAACACACTAATCAGTGAGCGGCAGCAAGCCACGCTGCGCCGTTTGCGCACGCTGCCGATTTCTCGCGCGCTGCCCGTGATTGGCAAACTAGTGCCGTATTTTTTTATCAATCAAATTCAAGTGTTATTGATGTTGGCAGTCGGTGTTTACGCCATGCCTTGGTTTGGCGCGGAATCATTGACGCTAGGCAATTCACTGCTGAGCTTAGTTGTTATGTCGATAGCACTGAGTAGCGCTGCATTGGGCTACGGCATTTTAATTGCCGCGCTGGCGCGCACCACCGATCAAGCCACTACGCTAGGCGGCGTGGGCAATATCCTGCTCGCTGCACTCGGCGGCATTATGGTGCCGCGTTTTGTGATGCCAGAAACCATGCAACGCATTGCCGATTGGTCGCCGATGGCATGGGGCTTAGACGGTTTTCTCGATATTTTTTTACGCAACGGCTCGCTGCACGATGTGCTGCCAGAAGCGGGTTCTCTATTGCTCTTCGGCTGTGTCACTATAGCGCTGGCTATGCATCTACAAAAATCGAAAACACTATGA
- a CDS encoding acyl carrier protein, translating to MIVNTMIDRETLKIELKKLIVVECDKDIAPETITDDAILIGGDLELDSLDALQIAMAIKTQYSVRIEDGPSARRAMQSINTLADTILNYQPD from the coding sequence ATGATCGTAAACACCATGATTGATCGCGAAACATTAAAAATAGAATTAAAAAAATTGATCGTGGTGGAATGCGATAAGGACATCGCGCCTGAAACGATTACCGACGATGCGATTTTGATCGGTGGTGATTTAGAGTTAGATTCACTCGACGCATTGCAAATCGCGATGGCGATAAAAACACAGTACAGCGTGCGAATTGAAGATGGTCCGTCTGCGCGGCGCGCGATGCAATCCATCAACACGCTGGCGGATACTATTTTGAATTATCAACCCGACTGA
- a CDS encoding beta-ketoacyl synthase N-terminal-like domain-containing protein: MSMAANHSACFLAAGITSTLGTGVDAHLAALQHAPTAPQLLQRTLGDTQETVPYKLLHGVPLENIETRLLRSIDLTIQQALDAAKLSTREQREMALFVGSSSFDISISEHQYQQAQQVRGSAIPLGGSPSFGKLADMLRQRYGLFGPEFSFNTACTSSANALWYASRLLASGAVRHALVIGVELINDITALGFQGLGLLTPSVMRPFDAARNGLVLGEAVSAMILGAGEAADFRLLGGANLCDTHSMSAANADGSSVARVIQQAMTEASITPTDIGCLKVHGTASLLNDEAEAAGLLQVFTKVPPVCALKPFLGHTLGACGLTELILMWKSLTASTAFLPATPNIGNDTNELGIALNQTCIEPPSGACLLNYFGFGGNNTALIMGCGA; the protein is encoded by the coding sequence ATGTCGATGGCTGCCAATCATTCCGCTTGTTTTCTTGCCGCTGGCATTACTAGCACACTAGGCACAGGTGTGGATGCGCATTTAGCCGCACTACAACACGCACCGACAGCGCCGCAATTATTGCAACGCACACTCGGCGACACGCAGGAAACGGTGCCGTATAAATTATTGCATGGCGTACCGCTAGAAAATATTGAAACACGCTTACTGCGCAGCATCGATCTCACCATTCAGCAAGCTTTGGATGCTGCAAAATTAAGCACACGCGAACAACGCGAGATGGCATTGTTTGTCGGTTCTTCATCGTTTGATATTTCGATTTCTGAACATCAGTACCAACAAGCGCAACAAGTGCGCGGCTCTGCGATTCCGCTCGGCGGCTCGCCTTCGTTTGGCAAATTGGCGGACATGCTGCGCCAACGCTACGGATTGTTTGGCCCTGAATTTAGTTTCAACACCGCTTGCACCAGCAGCGCCAACGCGTTGTGGTACGCCTCGCGTTTATTGGCGAGCGGCGCAGTGCGGCATGCGCTAGTCATCGGCGTGGAATTGATCAATGACATCACCGCGCTGGGTTTTCAAGGCTTAGGTTTGCTCACACCATCCGTCATGCGCCCTTTCGATGCCGCACGCAACGGGCTGGTGCTCGGCGAAGCGGTCAGCGCGATGATTTTGGGTGCGGGCGAAGCGGCGGATTTCCGTTTATTGGGTGGCGCGAATCTTTGCGACACGCACAGCATGTCGGCCGCCAACGCCGATGGCTCCAGCGTGGCACGCGTAATTCAACAAGCCATGACAGAAGCGAGTATCACACCTACAGACATCGGCTGCCTGAAAGTGCACGGTACGGCGAGCTTGCTCAATGACGAAGCGGAAGCTGCCGGCTTGCTGCAAGTTTTTACAAAAGTGCCACCCGTTTGCGCGCTAAAACCTTTTCTCGGTCACACACTCGGTGCTTGCGGTTTAACGGAATTAATTTTGATGTGGAAATCACTCACAGCATCCACTGCTTTTCTTCCTGCCACGCCGAATATTGGCAACGATACAAATGAATTGGGGATTGCACTCAATCAAACTTGTATCGAGCCACCATCTGGCGCTTGTCTGCTCAACTATTTTGGTTTTGGCGGCAATAACACGGCGCTGATCATGGGGTGTGGTGCATGA
- a CDS encoding DUF3261 domain-containing protein — MRQKCLVIFTLLLLTACQHAPKQNEDSNTNRIAISDNITLQLLLPKNSFTATQKITARYRDPQKKPDAAQESQHTLLMQVQASPKNIVIAGLAPSGTRLFSLQFDGAAIDTWRSPLFSLQQIATSSFDARYALADFELTTFPLTELQSALTGSAQLIETTGKNGLRTRELQRNNGNTVIHIEYRSTDTQYCHRERHYCLLIENLP; from the coding sequence ATGAGACAAAAGTGCTTAGTGATATTTACCTTGCTATTGCTGACGGCCTGCCAGCACGCACCCAAACAGAACGAAGACAGCAATACAAATCGCATCGCTATTTCCGATAACATTACTCTGCAACTATTACTGCCAAAAAATAGCTTTACTGCTACACAAAAAATCACTGCACGCTATCGTGATCCACAAAAGAAACCTGACGCAGCGCAAGAATCGCAACACACGCTATTGATGCAAGTGCAAGCTTCGCCCAAAAACATTGTCATAGCAGGGCTCGCACCCAGCGGCACGCGCTTGTTCAGCCTGCAATTTGATGGGGCAGCAATCGACACTTGGCGTTCACCCCTGTTTTCACTGCAACAAATCGCGACTAGCTCTTTTGATGCGCGCTACGCACTGGCGGATTTTGAATTGACTACTTTTCCACTCACCGAATTACAGTCGGCACTGACTGGCAGTGCACAGTTGATCGAAACTACAGGTAAAAATGGCTTACGCACGCGCGAACTGCAACGCAACAATGGCAATACCGTGATACATATTGAATATCGCTCAACAGATACCCAATATTGCCATCGCGAACGCCACTATTGTTTGTTGATTGAAAACTTACCTTGA
- a CDS encoding thioesterase family protein, whose translation MNDPLLPVNAITDIDIPFQDIDAMEIVWHGNYPRYLEIARCDLLDSIGYDYPSMRDSSYAWPVIDMRIKYIKPLHFKQCIRVRSEIKEYENRLKIDFLITDANSGEKLCKAYTIQVAVDMQTQEMCFVSPPILREKLAAYQQTKRAINQAINTGKLA comes from the coding sequence ATGAACGACCCTCTCCTGCCTGTTAACGCCATCACCGATATCGACATTCCATTTCAAGATATTGATGCGATGGAAATTGTTTGGCACGGCAACTACCCGCGCTACTTAGAAATTGCGCGCTGCGATTTACTGGACAGCATAGGCTACGACTACCCCAGTATGCGCGATTCCAGCTATGCGTGGCCCGTGATTGATATGCGCATCAAATATATAAAACCTCTGCATTTCAAGCAATGCATTCGCGTGCGCAGTGAAATTAAAGAATATGAAAATCGCCTGAAAATAGATTTTTTAATCACTGATGCAAACAGCGGCGAAAAGCTATGCAAGGCATACACCATCCAAGTGGCTGTTGATATGCAAACACAGGAGATGTGCTTCGTCTCGCCACCGATTTTGCGGGAAAAACTGGCGGCTTATCAGCAAACTAAACGCGCTATCAACCAAGCAATTAACACAGGAAAGCTCGCATGA
- a CDS encoding outer membrane lipoprotein carrier protein LolA, translating into MLADNTALRDNILSQLAQQKNRHFHFVQEKKLAMLDKPLITEGELLLDDKQTVTWDIQKPFALRYVLTPTSIREIDAQGERNLQTGQNPLAAALTQAMTATFSGQWRDDNALATVTASGDQQQWQLQITPRSAELQTLIQSMTVDGQQKTINTVTILESNGDRAVIHLRTLTR; encoded by the coding sequence GTGCTTGCTGATAACACAGCACTGCGCGACAACATCTTGAGCCAACTCGCACAACAAAAAAATCGTCACTTCCATTTTGTACAAGAAAAGAAATTGGCGATGTTGGACAAACCCTTAATTACCGAAGGCGAATTGTTATTGGATGATAAGCAAACCGTCACTTGGGATATCCAAAAACCTTTTGCATTGCGTTATGTGCTGACACCGACCAGCATTCGCGAAATTGACGCACAGGGCGAACGCAACCTACAGACTGGGCAAAACCCACTCGCCGCCGCGCTGACGCAAGCCATGACAGCAACTTTCAGCGGGCAGTGGCGCGATGACAATGCACTGGCGACAGTGACGGCGTCTGGCGATCAACAACAATGGCAATTGCAGATCACACCGCGTTCTGCTGAACTGCAAACCTTAATTCAGTCCATGACGGTTGATGGCCAACAAAAAACCATCAACACCGTCACCATTTTAGAAAGTAACGGTGATCGCGCTGTGATTCATTTGCGTACACTCACACGATGA